The Psilocybe cubensis strain MGC-MH-2018 chromosome 7, whole genome shotgun sequence genome has a window encoding:
- a CDS encoding Diacylglycerol O-acyltransferase 2B: MSKTESSTLRPGGGLSTSQRTLSAGTLKERLSKLAATPLSVPNPVAALQANIEFVPAKIPRKRRLQMLAVAVWSCMIVITTCAWLLLWSIPPLWPVLTVYFVWARFIDQAPERGGRSWHWWRSSRFWRYFADYYPASYEAELPADRPYVFGYHPHGIIGMGALATFATEATGFSAAFPGIKPHLLTLTTNFQMPFYRDILLALGVCSVSRQSCSNILKAGAGSAITIVVGGAAESLSAHPGTADLTLRRRLGFIKLAIQHGADLVPVFSFGENDIYQQMPNEKGTTVYALQRKFQSMFGFTLPLFHGRGLLNYNLGLMPYRRQIVAVIGKPIRIQQCDKPSQEEIVRVQEKYIEELLRIWNTYKDTFAKARLRELNIID, from the exons ATGTCCAAAACGGAATCAAGCACGTTGAGGCCCGGGGGCGGTCTATCGACAAGTCAGCGAACATTGTCTGCCGGAACACTAAAGGAAAGGTTGTCGAAGCTAGCCGCGACACCTCTGAGCGTCCCTAATCCCGTTGCTGCTCTCCAGGCGAACATCGA ATTTGTGCCGGCGAAGATAcccaggaagaggaggctTCAGATGCTTGCCGTCGCTGTATGGTCGTGCATGATTGTGATTACCACATGCGCGTGGTTATTGCTTTG GTCTATCCCTCCTCTGTGGCCCGTCTTGACCGTGTATTTTGTATGGGCGCGTTTCATTGATCAGGCTCCGGAAAGAGGTGGACGTAGCTGGCATTGGTGGAGATCGTCACGATTCTGGAGATACTTTGCGGACTATTACCCAGCCTCGTAC GAAGCCGAGTTGCCTGCAGATAGGCCGTATGTGTTTGGCTACCATCCTCACG GTATTATTGGAAT GGGTGCCCTGGCAACTTTCGCCACAGAAG CCACTGGGTTTTCAGCGGCCTTCCCAGGCATCAAGCCGCATTTGTTGACTTTAACCACGAATTTCCAAATGCCGTTCTATCGAGACATCCTTCTTGCTCTAGGGGTTTGCAGCGTGAGCAGGCAATCATGCTCAAACATTCTGAAAGCAGGAGCAGGCTCCGCTATTACGATTGTAGTCGGCGGCGCTGCTGAAAGTCTGAGTGCTCATCCTGGCACTGCGGACCTTACTTTGAGAAGACG GCTAGGCTTCATCAAGCTTGCCATTCAGCATGG AGCTGACCTTGTTCCCGTGTTCTCTTTTGGAGAGAATGAT ATATACCAACAAATGCCCAATGAGAAGGGAACCACAGTATACGCGTTACAACGGAAGTTCCAGTCAATGTTTGGATTcactcttcctctcttccaTGGAAGAGGCCTCTTGAATT ACAACCTTGGTCTAATGCCGTACAGGCGGCAAATCGTCGCAGTTA TTGGAAAACCCATTCGTATTCAACAATGTGATAAACCAAGTCAGGAAGAAATCGTGCGCGTGCAAGAAAAGTATATCGAAGAATTACTACG CATTTGGAATACCTACAAAGATACATTCGCAAAAGCGCGTCTACGAGAACTCAATATCATTGACTGA
- a CDS encoding putative NRPS-like protein biosynthetic cluster, which yields MTVPLAFLDVATLPKGLSLGEHFSNLISKSPVHSLLDCLASGETPAIFSPDIHRPPLLHSDLRNFVANFALPSAARYGGRRALGRNDRIMVVLPSGPENALALLALSNYHSCAPVNASCTRQELMDDMRRLGAKAIITTPDIAKHLDTKLIQDELDCEVILLHARSTGPAGLFDLSIAGGHHSAITPPHPSEVHGLDDISLILHTSGTSGKKKVVRYSLRTLLVGTWCVVHSWNLLPNDINLNMMPLFHVGGIVRNLLAPVLSGGSAIMCAGFDPNAFWQYALELRATWYYAAPTVHHAILASKPDTMVPSKDLRIRLICNAAGGLLPSLASELKDTFDATVLPSYGMTECMPIATPLTNYKLDRPGCSGIACGPYLSIRLPNDLEREVGPGKTGAVCVRGLPTFDGYEISPDIQIPLDTSTFSSEGWFDSGDVGYMDEDGYLYITGRSKEIINKGGEVVSPFEVEEAIVTAAKDYVKTALAFSVDHDVLQETIGVVIVPDQSQPRVGLRQLHDMLKRGHLHPSKWPFAIVFMDDVPKNSAGKPLRIGLSKRLGIGQLTDDHSILSRHFEAVAPPITQSIHSPIPCSTVSVDPSVVDSAFRNIPKVVDFAVEHHSDGSLDAYISVEPTWSFSANEVKQLVTPRLPGYSIPNQIHIVNGPLLRDGSGSHDFRAMERQAAKSANIQMTKRQMLVRDIVAELLNIDPTHIHTGSDFFLLGGNSLLLGKLSHSVRRQSGINIGITELFSESTIHGIAALLEEREAANADTDTETKAHGDQEKVKDPNTRNSSTTAFGDDYDFEQDAEYAETKRSRSQDHPLCLIVQAIPFVFFYPLKTAWTWSMLIFMLSYLAPLINGTYWERMVALLTSILVARVTARIVCPLTSILFKWIVIGRYKPGTYQTWSTYYLRWWIVNQSIRISGRGIFALHPSLTTLYYRLLGAKIGKDVHIDEDTKLFECDLLDLRDGCRLQTSTIRGFAVERNGYFTLAPVTIGRKAFVNQYTHIAPGSLIDDGSVYGPHASSYDDPSPRSYAAYNGTLLAKPSLILQMLIAWPIILIVVFLSYVPWMAAIFVMVNQTHITRAGLNDLESVIYWFATPKRVLFHALSRIVRALLRPIIRVALGIMVKRLLGLNSETTSSRDSQLVLLRRYINSILLSQSELKDAFSIVGTHYEVVSMVYRAMGAKIGKRIYWPGSGIACMDPELLEIGDDVVFGSRSALVTTDRLGSGKIVIESGAMVADRVVLLPGTKLGRRAVMGSGSLGKRNAEYLPGSTWMGNDKGEAVCLVKGSKEAGSGDTSTPFGRAFYQKKANYFVFPYTMILAISVIMTAVSAAYWSISAVGAAQVLKDARIHRFHVFRPRWYLFGVIYGVISVCFIVILTVQGLFSIIWVIVAKWLIIGRRRPGRYDWDQSSYCQRWQLHLVVSRLMYKGYGYGGVLAPLAGSAYIVWYFRALGAVIGDNCAIWAGGRPGLMTEPDLVELGDEVNLDDCSVVAHINSRGNFALNRLKIGNQCAMRSGSRLLSGASMEDSSMLCEHTLLTSGDVADAGVAYYGWPAKRLEDAADSNAGAVKPAFLTCPICRRFPKDSAVSGCGHLFCHR from the exons ATGACCGTCCCGCTCGCCTTTCTAGACGTAGCAACCTTGCCAAAAGGTCTTTCTCTCGGAGAACATTTTAGCAACCTCATTTCCAAGTCCCCTGTTCATTCCTTACTTGACTGTCTCGCATCTGGGGAGACCCCTGCCATTTTTTCTCCCGACATTCACAGACCTCCTTTACTGCACTCGGACCTACGTAATTTTGTGGCTAATTTCGCGCTACCATCTGCTGCTCGTTATGGAGGTCGTCGTGCTCTCGGCAGAAATGATCGAATCATGGTGGTTTTGCCCTCGGGTCCAGAGAATGCATTGGCGCTATTGGCATTGAGTAATTATCATTCGTGCGCCCCAGTTAACGCGAGCTGCACCAGACAGGAATTGATGGACGATATGCGCCGACTTGGAGCCAAGGCAATTATCACCACACCTGACATCGCGAAGCACCTCGACACGAAGTTGATCCAGGATGAACTCGATTGTGAGGTTATTCTTCTCCACGCACGCTCGACAGGTCCCGCGGGGTTGTTCGACCTTTCTATTGCAGGTGGCCACCACTCTGCTATCACTCCTCCACATCCTTCCGAGGTCCATGGTCTCGACGACATATCACTCATTCTTCACACATCCGGTACCAGTGGCAAAAAAAAGGTTGTGCGGTATTCTCTCCGAACGTTGTTGGTTGGAACTTGGTGTGTGGTACATTCTTGGAACCTACTTCCAAATGACATCAATT TGAATATGATGCCGCTCTTCCATGTCGGGGGGATAGTGCGGAACTTGCTTGCCCCGGTGCTCTCTGGAGGAAGCGCGATCATGTGTGCGGGGTTTGACCCCAACGCGTTCTGGCAATATGCCTTGGAACTCAGAGCTACCTG GTATTACGCTGCCCCGACCGTCCACCATGCAATTCTTGCATCGAAGCCAGATACAATGGTTCCATCAAAGGATCTGCGCATACGGCTCATATGTAATGCCGCAGGTGGCCTATTGCCGTCTCTTGCGTCAGAGTTGAAAGATACCTTTGATGCTACTGTATTGCCTTCATATGGGATGACAGA ATGTATGCCCATCGCCACCCCTTTGACGAATTATAAATTGGATCGCCCAGGTTGTTCTGGCATTGCATGTGGTCCATACCTCTCTATTCGATTGCCCAATGATCTCGAACGTGAAGTTGGTCCGGGGAAAACAGGGGCTGTTTGTGTTCGCGGACTTCCGACATTCGATGGCTATGAGATTTCACCAGACATTCAAATACCCCTTGACACGTCGACCTTCTCTAGCGAAGGGTGGTTTGACTCAGGAGATGTGGGATACATGGATGAAGACGG GTATCTATACATCACGGGACGGTCCAAGGAAATTATCAACAAGGGAGGGGAGGTCGTCTCTCCGTTCGAGGTTGAAGAAGCCATTGTGACAGCAGCCAAAGATTATGTGAAG ACCGCCTTAGCGTTTTCTGTCGACCACGATGTCTTGCAGGAGACTATTGGAGTGGTTATTGTGCCCGATCAGAGTCAACCGCGCGTGGGTTTACGCCAGTTGCATGATATGCTCAA AAGAGGTCATCTACATCCTTCAAAGTGGCCTTTTGCCATAGTATTCATGGACGATGTGCCCAAAAATAG TGCTGGGAAGCCTCTCCGCATAGGGTTATCGAAACGTTTGGGGATCGGTCAACTGACTGACGACCACTCTATTCTCAGTCGACATTTCGAAGCCGTTGCACCGCCGATTACGCAGTCAATCCATAGTCCAATCCCATGCTCCACAGTCTCAGTTGATCCTAGTGTTGTCGACAGTGCTTTCCGAAACATCCCTAAGGTTGTCGACTTCGCCGTGGAGCACCATTCCGACGGCTCACTAGATGCGTATATTTCTGTTGAGCCGACCTGGTCATTCTCGGCGAATGAGGTGAAACAGTTAGTCACTCCTCGTTTGCCCGGTTACTCGATTCCAAACCAAATTCACATCGTCAACggtcctcttcttcgagaTGGCTCTGGTTCTCATGACTTCAGGGCAATGGAAAGGCAAGCAGCGAAATCTGCAAATATCCAGATGACGAAGCGGCAGATGCTTGTGCGGGATATTGTAGCAGAGCTCCTCAACATCGACCCTACCCATATCCATACTGGCTCCGACTTTTTCCTTCTTGGTGGCAACTCACTTCTCCTCGGAAAACTATCACACAGTGTCAGGCGCCAGTCTGGAATTAATATTGGAATTACTGAGCTCTTTAGCGAAAGCACTATTCATGGCATTGCTGCATTGTTGGAAGAACGGGAGGCCGCAAACGCGGATACGGATACGGAAACAAAGGCACATGGTGACCAGGAGAAAGTCAAGGACCCTAACACTCGTAATTCGTCCACCACAGCCTTTGGAGATGATTACGATTTCGAACAAGATGCTGAATATGCTGAAACTAAAAGGTCACGAAGTCAGGACCATCCTCTATGCCTCATTGTTCAAGCCATtccttttgtctttttctatCCACTGAAGACAGCCTGGACCT GGTCTATGCTAATTTTTATGTTGTCCTATTTGGCACCGTTGATTAACGGGACATATTGGGAACGAATGGTGGCATTGTTGACTTCAATCCTGGTTGCGAGAGTTACAGCACGTATCGTCTGTCCTCTTACTTCCATCCTTTTCAAGTGGATTGTCATCGGTCGGTACAAACCTGGAACCTATCAGAC TTGGTCGACCTACTACCTCCGGTGGTGGATTGTCAACCAAAGCATCAG AATATCTGGAAGGGGAATTTTCGCTCTACATCCATCATTGACAACATTGTACTATCGTCTGCTAGGCGCGAAGATTGGAAAGGATGTTCATATTGACGAAGACACTAAATTATTCGAGTGCGATCTCCTTGATCTTCGAGACGGCTGCCGCCTTCAGACATCCACCATACGCGGCTTTGCTGTTGAGAGAAATGGTTACTTCACCCTTGCACCTGTCACGATCGGACGCAAAGCTTTTGTTAACCAGTACACACACATTGCGCCAGGCTCTCTTATTGATGATGGCTCGGTATACGGGCCTCACGCTTCTTCATACGACGACCCCTCTCCCAGATCTTATGCCGCTTATAACGGCACTCTGTTGGCCAAGCCATCGCTAATCTTGCAGATGCTTATCGCGTGGCCCATAATTCTGATCGTTGTATTCCTGTCAT ATGTACCCTGGATGGCTGCTATTTTTGTAATGGTCAACCAAACGCATATCACTCGTGCAGGCCTGAACGACTTGGAATCAGTCATTTATTGGTTTGCAACTCCTAAACGAGTGTTATTCCATGCCTTGTCCCGGATTGTTCGAGCCCTCCTGAGACCCATTATCAGGGTTGCACTTGGTATAATGGTTAAACGCTTGTTAGGCCTTAACTCCGAGACTACATCCTCCCGCGATTCTCAGTTGGTGCTTCTAAGGCGATATATAAACTCCATTTTATTGTCCCAATCGGAGCTCAAGGACGCATTTTCAATTGTTGGCACGCATTACGAAGTGGTTTCT ATGGTATACAGAGCAATGGGTGCCAAAATCGGGAAACGCATTTATTGGCCTGGCTCAGGCATTGCATGCATGGACCCGGAATTGCTGGAAAttggtgatgatgttgttTTTGGTTCACGATCTGCGCTCGTAACGACGGATCGTCTTGGATCTGGGAAAATTGTGATCGAAAGTGGAG CAATGGTAGCCGACCGAGTAGTTTTATTGCCCGGAACGAAACTAGGGCGTCGGGCAGTGATGGGCTCCGGTTCTCTAGGAAAGCGCAACGCGGAATACCTCCCTGGTTCAACGTGGATGGGCAATG ACAAGGGCGAAGCTGTATGTCTCGTCAAAGGCTCCAAAGAAGCAGGCAGTGGGGACACTTCCACACCTTTTGGACGGGCATTCTACCAGAAAAAGGCAAATTACTTCGTTTTCCCATATACGATGATTCTTGCTATAAGTGTCATTATGACCGCCGTGTCAGCAGCGTACTGGTCCATCAGCGCCGTAGGGGCAGCGCAAGTGCTCAAGGATGCTCGAATTCATCGTTTCCACGTCTTCCGACCTCGCTGGTACTTGTTCGGGGTCATCTATGGAGTCATTTCTGTCTGTTTTATTGTCATTCTCACGGTTCAGGGGTTATTCTCTATCATATGGGTTATTGTAGCCAAGTGGCTCATCATCGGGAGACGTCGCCCTGGAAGGTACGATTGGGATCAAAGCAGCTACTGCCAACGATGGCAACTTCACTTGGTCGTTTCTCGCCTCATGTACAAAGGATATGGCTATGGTGGTGTCCTTGCGCCTCTAGCGGGTTCTGCCTACATTGTATGGTATTTCCGGGCATTAGGTGCCGTAATTGGCGACAATTGTGCAATTTGGGCTGGCGGACGCCCAGGTCTAATGACAGAGCCCGACCTCGTCGAG CTTGGCGATGAGGTAAATTTGGATGACTGTTCTGTCGTGGCGCATATCAATTCTCGAGGAAATTTCGCACTGAATAGACTCAAGATCGGAAACCA GTGTGCTATGCGGTCGGGCTCGCGGCTACTATCCGGGGCCTCGATGGAGGACAGCAGTATGCTCTGCGAGCACACTCTTCTTACGTCCGGGGACGTCGCCGACGCCGGTGTAGCGTACTACGGCTGGCCAGCGAAGAGGCTGGAGGACGCAGCGGATTCAAATGCAGGGGCTGTAAAACCTGCATTCCTGACATGCCCCATATGCCGGCGTTTTCCCAAAGACAGCGCAGTTAGTGGATGTGGGCATCTCTTCTGTCACAGGTGA
- a CDS encoding Sesquiterpene cyclase astC, producing the protein MPARSLAHLYETIIVDVGNVLFTWSSKGLNNAVDSKIFRRMVSSQIWGDHETGKLTNDEAYATLAKEFKVSKEDVRSAMISTIGTLSPRQEMFDLIRSLKAGRKIYAMSNMSEHSWNIVRNAGAKQWEIFDDVFISGSVGCRKPETPFYKHVLQKTGAKPSHTIFVDDTLENLATARIFGIRPVLYDNFPSVERTLRNLCGDPVSRARAFLVNNSKKHQSYASTGDIIHENFCQLMILEATQDPSLVDYLTYEAEWDFFQELSGQFTDAVFPADLDTTSMAWTVIPDITTDAIKHRVMDRMVADFLDNDGIPFTYFDRNRARRDHGVCVNVLTLFYANGRGHELTRATDYVYSLLQSGAYLEGSRYYRSPEIFLYFVSRLLETSPLLERRMGDLFKECCRQRIGTPADPLALAMRLHCCTRCGLDASTDFKRLLDLQQVDGGWESGILYTYGLVNITVGNRGLTTAIAQRAIIEYLTKFGPIPS; encoded by the exons ATGCCTGCTCGCAGCCTTGCCCACCTATACGAGACAATTATCGTCGACGTCGGGAATGTTCTTTTCACATGGTCATCCAAAGGGCTCAATAACGCCGTCGACTCCAAGATTTTTCGCAGGATGGTCAGCTCTCAGATATGGGGGGATCACGAAACGGGAAAACTTACAAACGATGAAGCTTATGCAACTCTGGCTAAAGAGTTTAAAGTAAGCAAAGAGGATGTCCGTTCGGCCATGATCAGCACGATAGGGACACTCTCACCTCGACAAGAAATGTTCGACCTGATTCGATCCCTCAAAGCTGGGCGCAAAATTTATGCCATGTCAAACATGTCTGAACATTCGTGGAACATAGTAAGAAACGCAGGAGCTAAGCAATGGGAGATTTTTGATGATGTCTTCATATCTGGTTCGGTTGGATGTCGTAAGCCCGAGACGCCATTCTATAAACATGTTCTTCAAAAAACAGGCGCCAAACCTTCGCACACTATCTTCGTCGATGATACCTTGGAAAACTTGGCGACAGCCCGTATCTTTGGAATCAGACCCGTCCTTTACGATAATTTTCCCAGCGTCGAAAGAACCTTAAGGAATTTGTGTGGCGATCCCGTTTCCCGAGCTAGAGCATTCCTTGTCAACAATTCAAAAAAGCACCAGTCTTACGCTTCCACTGGCGATATCATTCACGAAAACTTCTGTCAACTGATGATACTAGAGGCCACCCAGGACCCTTCTCTGGTGGATTATCTTACTTACGAGGCGGAGTGGGACTTTTTCCAAGAGTTAAGCGGACAGTTTACAGACGCAGTATTTCCAGCCGACCTTGATACTACATCCATGGCGTGGACGGTCATTCCCGACATTACAACAGATGCTATCAAGCACAGAGTAATGGATAGAATGGTTGCGGACTTTTTGGATAACGATGGTATTCCATTCACCTATTTCGATAGAAATCGTGCCAGAAGAGACCACGGAGTCTGCGTAAACGTCCTCACTCTATTCTACGCAAACGGACGAGGCCATGAGCTCACACGGGCAACCGACTATGTTTATTCACTCCTCCAGTCTGGTGCTTATCTAGAGGGATCAAGATACTACAGGTCTCCAGAAATATTTCTGTA CTTTGTCTCTCGTTTATTGGAGACGTCTCCTCTTCTTGAACGTCGTATGGGAGATTTATTCAAGGAATGCTGCCGTCAGCGTATCGGAACCCCTGCAGACCCTTTAGCACTGGCCATGCGTTTGCATTGTTGCACGCGCTGTGGTCTTGATGCTAGTACCGATTTTAAAAGGCTCCTCGATTTACAGCAGGTGGATGGCGGATGGGAAAGCGGAATACTCTATACATATGGATTGGTAAATATAACAGTAGGTAATAGGGGTTTAACGACTGCGATAGCACAAAGGGCAATCATAGAGTACCTCACTAAATTTGGCCCCATTCCGAGCTAG